TTCATATTATTGTCCTTTGACTTCCCGTTCGGTTCATATGATAGTgtgataataatcaaataaaaatgtgcGTTGCTCAGGTcctagattatatattatttgcaacACAAATAGGTTAGGAAGCTAcccaacaaaaaatattgtcttaGTAAATAATGTGGGTCCAATACTTGAAggggaatttattattatcaaaattaaattaatgaggTGACCCCTTCAAATCAAGTAAGTACACTATGCAATCCAACTTTGAGTGTGGTGTCTGGTAGAAAATTGTATCTAGTTGGTAGTTTTGGGaggtaaaaaagaaaattcccagtaattaaCAGAACAAGTGGAAAAACAATCAAATGAAACTACACACACTTTTACGTAAATCCAGTTGTTTAGTCAGGTTTTCATAGGCTGTAAATTACGGCAAAATATTGATCTTCTCATCCCATGAGTaaacttataacaaaatattagaatttgacacaataattttgtatccCTCGAGTGATActcataatttacatttattgtgACTAacctataggtaaatttttatattttataactataacattaataaataagatatatggtacaaacaaattttaataaaaaataatagcgtacatgaaaaaatcaatattaatcatttatttatttttttctttttttctggaggttgtacaaatttaaatacttttttatcacttttattcatattattgaattttcccAAACCACCTCCACCATGTCGTTTTCGTGGTCTAACCGCTTTTGCGTTTAGTTCTACAGCCGGAGGTGTAGTAAACCCAAATGAAGCTGCAACTTTTGTAATATCCAAAGTGCCAacatcaaatatttgttttagatgATGTGAATCATAAGCACGAACATATGACTTAAATGCTTCTTTTGCAGAGATAtgcaagaaataatttttagctaCGAGTTTTTCAAGTTGTAGTTGTATATCCGAAATTTTATTCCATGAAAAATCAAATTCATTTAATGGTACTtttgctttttttaaatattgtagaaaTCCTAATTCTTCAGGacgtaaaattaataaagcATGTCCACTGCTACCTTCACCTCGAGCTGTACGTCCTACTCGATGAATATattcctaaaaatgtataataataatttaacaacttgtttaatattaatataatattcaattaaatatacaaacttTGGGATCATCAGGGGGATCATACTGAACAATCCAATCAACTAATGGAATATCTAATCCTCTGGCTGCAACATCAGTACATAACAATATGCCAGTTTCGGCATTACAAAACTGGAAAAATGTAGTGGTCCGCCTTTCTTGTTTTTGTTTACCCTATATCACAATCAAATAAAGTTAGTACATACTCAATTATAAACTGAATACAAAATCTTACGTGTATGCACATAACAGGCAAATCTATGTAGTTTAATagttcatgaaaatattttactgccAAACACGAGCTAAAGAATACCATAACTTTCTTCtttctgttttttttcaaaaatgtaaacaacaataagaatcgtttttcagaTGGACATATAACATATCCTTGTTCTAAACCGTCAACTGTCGCTTCTACTTTGCTGTCGTCTACTCCAATATAAATTGGTTCTTTCTTAAGTGCAAAAGTTGTTAATGCATCGGTTTTATGGGTCTTCGTGGCACTAAACATCATAGTTTGTCTCCGCTCTAAACACATTTCGTTGAAaattatgacaaataaataaaaatcaatatttttatataaaaaccttactaggtaataaatttattatttgttttatttcttccTCAAATCCAATATCCAAAATACGATCAGCTTCATCAATAATGAGACATTGgagatttttataaagaaaatcagGAGAATTTTGCAAGTGATCTAATAATCTTCCAGGGGTGGCAACaactatatttatacctaaaaataaaaataatttttttcatgaatgaagtatgaatattaagttttttaacaTGTGATGTCAGACATTCAGGAAGTAATCATAGTTATAGAACAAACTACAGATCTAATTTGCTCCCAGAAACCTCACTCTAAATTGATAATCGTTGTATTTTTTGTACTGGAAGGTGTctttacacaaaaaataacacacatattaaaatcaatacattcatcatttcactcaaaatctaaaaatagaaATGTTATTACAACCCTAACGTTTTATAATTCActcttagttatttatattaaatttgctgTTTTATAAAGTTCAGAGAAATCAAATAGAGATTTCTGCAATTCTTTTAAATAAGTTGATGGAAATGAGAAATCTGTGAGTGTGGTGAATGCATAAATGGTGGTATTTCCGGGTTATCATGACTGCCTTGTataggaatttatttatttaactgctTGCCATCTAAATCTTATCCGACTGAATTTGTTTAACGACAAAACTTGGAAAATTATCCATTTTCAAGAACTCTAATGGATACTGAAATTCTTTCATACGGAAAAAAAACGATTAACTGAATTCTtttgaggtattttaattttacatagttttTATATGCTGAAAACTCCAATTGGGTCATGTACCtagttattaaattcattacaatTTGGTTAACGTTACGATTAAactttttgattttcttcaGCGTTTTCTAGCATTATTTTCTCGATTATTT
This is a stretch of genomic DNA from Acyrthosiphon pisum isolate AL4f chromosome A3, pea_aphid_22Mar2018_4r6ur, whole genome shotgun sequence. It encodes these proteins:
- the LOC100572989 gene encoding probable ATP-dependent RNA helicase pitchoune codes for the protein MSNEETLSGPSLELKIMAEDRKFSSLEGHVCENTLKGIADMGFTVMTEIQAKTIPPLLEGRDLVGAAKTGSGKTLAFLIPAVELIYKLKFMPRNGTGCIIISPTRELSMQTYGVLKELMKHHHHTYGLMMGGANRQTEATKLSKGINIVVATPGRLLDHLQNSPDFLYKNLQCLIIDEADRILDIGFEEEIKQIINLLPKRRQTMMFSATKTHKTDALTTFALKKEPIYIGVDDSKVEATVDGLEQGYVICPSEKRFLLLFTFLKKNRKKKVMVFFSSCLAVKYFHELLNYIDLPVMCIHGKQKQERRTTTFFQFCNAETGILLCTDVAARGLDIPLVDWIVQYDPPDDPKEYIHRVGRTARGEGSSGHALLILRPEELGFLQYLKKAKVPLNEFDFSWNKISDIQLQLEKLVAKNYFLHISAKEAFKSYVRAYDSHHLKQIFDVGTLDITKVAASFGFTTPPAVELNAKAVRPRKRHGGGGLGKFNNMNKSDKKVFKFVQPPEKKKKINK